A part of Corynebacterium lactis RW2-5 genomic DNA contains:
- a CDS encoding class I SAM-dependent methyltransferase encodes MPNAEFWNERFAADSDSGTSLFAGEPNATIAKHVEAIRASFSEGETPRAIDLGSGRGRHTVWLTRSGWSTTALDFSSVGLEHTAAILDHEGLDAELVEGDLTQWNPEPSSFELVLASFIHLPPAQQHRLWEMVASALVPGGYLVSVSHHPDNQIHGPKNPELLYTAKDVVAAFGDTFEVIAAERDVVKRVEDREAVDTVVVLRKR; translated from the coding sequence ATGCCAAACGCTGAATTTTGGAATGAGCGATTCGCCGCCGACAGTGATAGCGGCACTTCGCTATTTGCGGGCGAGCCGAATGCGACAATCGCAAAGCATGTGGAGGCAATTCGAGCTAGCTTTTCCGAAGGCGAGACCCCTCGCGCTATCGACCTCGGCTCTGGGCGAGGCCGCCACACTGTATGGTTGACGCGCTCCGGCTGGAGTACAACCGCCCTTGACTTCTCCTCGGTGGGGCTCGAGCACACCGCCGCAATTCTGGACCACGAAGGTCTCGACGCCGAACTGGTCGAGGGAGACCTCACGCAGTGGAATCCCGAACCGTCAAGCTTTGAGCTTGTCCTCGCGTCATTCATTCACCTTCCCCCAGCTCAGCAGCATCGTCTCTGGGAGATGGTGGCGAGCGCCCTTGTTCCCGGAGGCTACCTCGTCTCCGTCTCGCACCACCCGGATAACCAAATCCATGGGCCGAAGAACCCGGAGCTTCTCTATACCGCGAAGGATGTCGTTGCAGCCTTCGGCGATACCTTCGAAGTGATCGCCGCTGAGAGAGACGTCGTAAAGCGGGTAGAAGACCGAGAGGCGGTGGATACGGTGGTGGTCCTACGCAAACGCTAG